The sequence ATAAggaactgggaaaggaaaataagtatgCATACTTGTTGATGCTGTGTAGTAGGGTTTCTTTTAGCAGTTTAAAAAGTACTTTTCCCTGAAATATGCTCTGACTCAgaaaaatttcttttgttttcctcctccattttaccttactgttattttcttattcaaCAGTATTACAGGCTTCATTTCTCGTTGTGATCATGGTGTTGGAAGGAGCGCAACAGACAGACAATTTTTCTTTATCAACCAACGTCCATGTGATCCAGCAAAGGtgaattgtttttttgtgtttcctaACAATGGCAACACTATCTTGTTTGTTATCCTCTGAAAATCACTTCATTGATTAGTAGCTGATATACCTATTTGTGGCTTGATGCTGCAAATTCCTGTCTTGAGTTTATGTCTTCATTGGGTCCATTTATGTGAACAAAAGCTGAATTGTATGAGATAAGGTATAgaacatttgttgttttgtgggGGGTTAAATAGCATTCTGGTTTGAAAGACAAGATAATAGTACTAGTTTTAATTGATTTTCCACCTCTGCAGGTTGTCAAGGTTGTGAATGAAGTTTATCACTTGTACAATAAACACCAGTATCCTTTTGTTGTCCTTAACATTTCTGTGGATTCTGGTGAGTTATGAATAATTTTCAGTAACTTCTGTAAAGGCTAAAACTTCATTGAGGAATAAATCATACTTATTTAAAGAATATAATAGTTATTAAGAAAAcagtccctgggggtgtttaaggaaaggttggggGCCTGttagggacacggtttagtgggtgacggtggtggtagggggatggttggaccaaatgaacttggagggcttttccaaccttaacttTCTGAAGTGATgcaattaaatgatttttttgatCTACATTTGGTGAGGATGGAGTCTAGCTGTGGTTCTACTTTTTCTCTACAGTCTCTACTTGACTCTGAAGTACCTTCTTAATGAATGAGAAAAAAGCTATCTTGTATTTAAGCTAACCACAAGATTGTCATATTACTGCACAGAATtagcttctgttttgtttgcaagAATGGTAAAAAAGTTTAATCTGCAGATATACTTTGAATGTtaactgtggttttgttttcaatcctgtgaaataaaaatggagggCAAAACTGCAGGGAACTTTGAACAAAGGGTGgaagaaatacttatttttccatgtataATATGGTTgtctttcttttgatttttagaaTGTATTGACATCAATGTAACTCCAGACAAAAGGCAAATTTTACTTCAGGAGGAAAAACTTTTATTAGcaattttaaaaacttctctGATGGAGATGTTTGGTAGTGACCTTAACAAGCTGAACGTCAATCAGAAACTTCTGGACATTACAGGTGGGACACAATATGTGAAAGCTTTGTGTATAATATATGGTAGAGAGttgaaaaatgtgctttaagCCCAAGGAAGAAATTACaaaagtttctgtttttaattaacacGCCTTTCAGGGCAGATTTTTTCATGTGTTGCTTACACtgaaatattatataataaagGAAGACCGAAAGTTATTAATACAGTAAGATTTTTAGTCACCTGTATAGGGAAAAGATTAACACAAAATTAATTGATGTCTGAAAGAATTTTCACAAAATACTGGGAAGAGATTTGTGTTCTTCccagaagaagagagaaagaatgtatatttatttttcattgtcactatttatttattttttaacccatGGAAGTATATGAAACATCATATCTGATTTGTTTGggctgttctttttaaaaagataatacTTTTTATACCTGTCATGGACGATATCAGGATGCTTACTGGGAGCTTATGATCTAACTAAAAAGGCTAGGTGAAGATTATTGGACAGAATCATCGTTTATGTAAATGTGCTTCTGAAAAAATGGTTAAAGtcttaaaaactgaaatctgaGTACTTGGTTCTTTTACATTAACCACAGAAATCACTGTTTCTCCCATCACTGTGATCTTTCAGGGTTGCTTTTCTATGTTGACaggagcttttctttctctcccatttcaataaaaaaccttctaatttccttttttatgtaTTGGACCAGCTGCAGACagagtattatttattttaggttcATCTCTAGTAAAATACATGTTGGACCGACAATCTGAAAGATTTAAGTCCTCTAATTATCTGTGAATCATATGTACTAGGGGTATTTGTTGTGCCAGCTCCTTAATTCCTCACCCACAGACTTCTGTAGTGACCATTGATGTGAAAGAGCAATTCACTTTTGTCATTCAGTCATTTAAACTCTTGATAATATAAATAAGAGCGCTGATTGGACTGATTGCTGTTGCAGTTTAAAAAGATACTATAAATTCATTCATATTAAGTTTCTTAAAGTTGTAGCTGCCTGTCCATTGGATAGTAATACATTTCAGCTCCTACTCAGTCATGGTCTGAAACTGAAGGGCTCCTTTGAGCAGCTTGTTAGTTTTCTACTTCTCCCTTCACTCCTTTTACTGAAGCACGTGATTCCCTTTATGTTTTAACTTAAGTTATAAGTTAACTTAAAATcttgaaatactttttattcTGGCTTTATTAGGCAACTTGAAGAAAACACTTCCTGAAGAGACAAAAAAGCCTcgggaagaagtgctgcttgattctgagactgaaaatgcaagcagtggaggaaaaagaatgacTCTTGCCAGATTAAGGGAGTCATTCTCTCTCCACCAAACGGAGAATAATTTTCAAAGCCCTAAAAGggcaaaacagcagcacagctcccctAGACAACTGTCACTGGATACTGTTTTGAGTACTGTGAAGACTCGAAAGACTGCCTTGAGTGAGGAGTCTGAGAGTTGTCACGAGGCGGAGTCGAAGATGTCAGTTCCAAACAGATGTTTGAGAAAATTAGAAGACAATACAGATTCTGGATTCTGTAGCACCTCTGAATCAGATGTTGGATATAATACAACAGAAGCTGGGAGCTGTGTCAATAGTGAAAGTGTAATTAATCCTCCTGAAGAAGAATTCTCTAGCTCAGAAGAACAACTTCAAAATGAGTGTCATAAAACTGCTGGACATAGTGAGAAATCATTGGAATGTGATGTTCAGGTCTCGGGCATTGAACTTAAGTTAAATAGCATGGATGACTGGAATAATCAAAGTAACTTATCTCTGGAAGCGGGTAATTCTTCCCCAAGAGGAACATGTTTTAAAAGTGAGTCAGGTGACTTCAAGGCAGGTGTACTTCCTGACAtgaagaatactgaaaactgtATGCCAACTGTTGATGTACCAGtggaagttaaaaagaaaactgtgccACTTGAGTTCTCTATGAAGCTTTTAGCGGAAAGGGTAAGAAAGGTAATGCAGCAACAACGGAAAagtacagaaacacaaaattaCAGAAGATTTAGAGCAAAAATTAGTCCTGGAGAAAATAAAGTAGCAGAAGATGAATTAAGAAAAGAGATCAGGTATTTTAATGTTCTTAACATGTATTcataaattaacaaaatatatttaaggaaaaagataaaCTGTCTTATGGGGGGAGGTGGAAAGGATGCTTAAATCTACTTTCCAGTTTTGGGGATCTCTTATCTAGCTTACGCCATTAAAACATCATTCTTGCAAGAGTGACAGAGGTCTACAGCTGTTTGAACTAAGTGCAAGcagaatgtggaaaaaaaccacaacactaaAAAGGCAACCAATCTCAGATTTGACTTGGCTAAGATTTGTAATTTTCAGAGGAATAAATTTTGTTCAGATGGTCACTGGGGAGTAACAGTGTATGatttgtaaactttgattataagAAAAAGGTATTAACAAAGCTTTCTTAGAGCAAGAAGGCGGCAAGTGTGTGCTACCTTGCTTCAAAACCATGATGCTGCTTTCAGTGCTATTCAATTAGACTATCACCATACTGCATGTTTCTAATTTTATTACTGCTAGTGGCTGTATTTATAATGGGAAGAATGCTGATCAAGTCCTGTTTTAAGGATGGATTGTGCTGTGCCAGGAGTGGCATCATCAGTCAGTGCCAGATTCCAGATCaccagtttctttttcttgttcataTCCTGCTTAAATTACAATtgaatttgtatttgtttttgttttaaatttagagTATGTTCTGCAGGGGAGATAATgatgttttaaagttttatacTAACATGGAAACTGATGTGGTTTGACTTGTaatctgtttatattttctatatacagtaaagaaatgtttgcaaaaaTGGAGATCATTGGCCAGTTCAATTTAGGGTTTATAATAGCAAAATTGAATTCTGATCTTTTCATAATTGACCAACATGCTACTGATGAGAAATACAACTTTGAGATGTTACAACAACACACAGTGCTTCAAGGTCAGAAGCTGATAGCGTAagtattttcattgtttattcTAACAAATTTACAAGTTTAATTCAATGTTTTTGAAAGGTATCTATGATTATACTTACATAGTATTTCACACATTCAAAATACTTAcaacaaaagttatttttacattcaGTGTTCCAAAGAGTCAACCTTCACATAGAGTTACAATGAAATTCCACAGATAGTCATAGCTATGCAGAAAGTCAGTGGTCAAACAGATTTCATGGCAGGATTACATGTTAATTTGGTAAGCCTGGTCATATAGTGAAGATATGGGAGACAGCTATAGCGCCAAGGAGTGCTGCCCAGTCCATTTTACTCTGTTGAGTAACACTTGGAAACGAAGTGTTCTGCTCAgtagtcagatttttttttacaaagcaaaatgaaatgttctcCCAGAGAGCCCTGTGTTGCTGTCACTACCTTAAGCAGTCTTTACTGTGTACCTATgcaatactgtatttttctctctttcaggccTCAAAATCTCAACTTAACTGCTGTAAATGAAACAGTATTGATTGAAAACctagaaatattcagaaaaaatggGTTTGATTTTGTGATAAATGAAGATGGTGAGTTTGTGTCAGAATTACTGGAAGTAAGGAAGTTCTATGGCTTCATTCCCATTCTTATCCAAGAATCCCTTTAggcagaaacatgaaaataatttattattgtatagagtttttttttttttttttttttttttaaagacttatcattctgtggtggttttgcaCTATTTAACAGAAGACTGTAGAATATTTAtctcaccattttttttaaagttgctgTAGACTCTTTGGCATCACTGTTTGGCTTTATGACAGGATATGTATTTTCTGGATGTGTCacactaaaataattttgctttgttattaCACTTGTGGGTCCCAGTAAAGTTAGATACAGGCAAATGGTAAATCTAGTAATTTTAAACTATTAGATAGCATTGGTAAATAGTGTTCTTTGGTCTTTATGGCTGTAGCATTAACTAGCTATATATTTCTGATCAAACTGCATAAATTGCAAGCTCCTTATACATGTGTTATCCTTGCTTTACATCTCAGAGCTTTATTGGAAAGGATTGTGAAAGTACTGTATGTTACCACTTTAGTATTTGGGAAGTGACTACAGATTTTTCCATATTCTTCACTTCAGAATCTCCATTTTTTTGCCTGAAACgctattaattattaatattttagcaacaaacaaaaacccttgattattttttagTCATATAACCTCAAAACACCTTCATAAATAATTTGCTCTTTGAAATTGAAGGGTTTGTCAGAAATCAGATCTATCTGATTTTAAGTTTGCAAACAATTTTTGgttaatgttaaaaacaaaagcatgtcTGCTATAGTCATTGCTTTGGTTAGCTAATAAAATCCCATCAAAAGactaaatttaaattttgtCATATATGCAGAACACAGTAACATATTAAAGTATGTTCTCAGTTTTTCtctcaagaaaaaataatgcttctttaatgataaacttaaaataataGCTGTTTCTTTATTAATTATTGCAAATCTTTCAGCTCCTGTAACTCAGAGAGTGAAGTTAATATCTTTGCCAACAAGCAAAAATTGGACTTTTGGTCCACAAGACATAGATGAGCTGATCTTCATGTTAAGTGACTGTCCCGGAGTCATGTGTAGACCCTCCAGGGTCAGACAGATGTTTGCTTCTCGAGCTTGCAGAAAATCTGTAAGTATTCAACActtgatgtttattttcaagtaaatacagtattttctgtcGTATCATATGTGGCTGTATCTGCATATGTCTTGCAAGAGAAGTTCATTTACTACTAGGTGTCAGCAGCCAACATCCTTCATTTTATTCCTTGTCTTTGTATAGTGAAACTTGGGAAGAATCCTGGtaattctttattctggttcaAACTAGTGCAGTGATGAACAACATACTTGTTTCTATTTTGTCTTCTTGTAtgtctttctgcttttaatgcTTTGCACAGTATTTTACTTACTGTAGTAGTGGAAGTACTGCTCTTATCTGTATGTCAGTTGTCAATATGGagtaagatttttatttttttttgcatttactttCAGGTGATGATTGGAACTGCACTGAACATACAGGAGATGAGAAAACTGATCACCCATATGGGTGAGATTGAGCATCCCTGGAACTGCCCCCATGGAAGGCCTACTATGAGACACATAGTCAGTCTAGACTTGATTTCATCAGAGTAACAGTCAGTTTCTGTTTATTAACACTTTCAATTTTAATAACTTGGCAATGTTTCAACCTTTTATCACGGCTCTCTTATTTTGACTAAAAATGATTTTAGCCAGGTTGGAAATTTGAAAATAGCACTTAAAAACATTAATCAGGGTTTCATTATCAACGATATCTACATACTGGAATTCATGTGTAAATACCATCTTTTATTGTGATTTGCCTTCTGTATTACTTTTgtaatcaggattttttttaataaatatttatatataaagagCAAGAGTAGGTGACTCTCAGTTGTAGCAAATACACTTAAGGATCACTGTAATGTTAATTTAAGTCAAGTAATaccataaaacataaaattattatataCAGGATGTACAAACAGATAATtgcaagaaaatgtaaatgatcTGCAAACTAAATACAATTGTTTTTTACTTACACTAAAGCTGGTTTTCATTTGATAATTACTTCAAgcattaattttgcatttaacGATTAACTTACTGACATCACTGGTTAATGTTCAAAAAGAATAACTTATCCAgcatatttacttttaattagTATTGTTCCCATTCATAtctcaaacactttttttcaagaacagtgcttgtttttcagagaaTGAACACACACAAAGCTGTTTCACCAGGTACTGGGGAGAGGGAGTATTCTCTCATGTGAATCACAGTAGTTAGAaaatagtcattaaaaaaaaaaaacaaaaaggtctGTGACTTCTGTAGGACTAAGATTTGACCTAGGggactttgtttttttatttttgactgcTCTTTTTTTATGGAGCATTGTGGCTGTGACGGTGGAGCTGTCCTCGTGCAGGTTGgcatctgctgcttctcccagctTTGTGGCTTTGATGGGCACACACGGAGACCACATCCAAGCATCTGTAGCTGGCTTGCGTTTGAGTGTGAATGTGCCAAGTACCATAAATACAGTCTCTGTGGAACGAGCTCAGCATCTGCTAACGGGCAGTTTGAATCGATGATttcacaaagtaaaataaacccAAGGTAAAACGGTTTCCCTCGCGACCCGCGTAAGGCAGAAACAAACTCCTCCAGCCCTCCAGCGAGCACGAAGCCgggctcccctcagcgccgGACAAGGGGGCGGCCGCTCTCCTGAGGGCGGCACAGGCCGGGCCCACTCGACTTTTccccgggcggcggcggggcctcGCCGGCctcggggccgggctgggcgcCGCAGTTGCTAAGGCTACGGCAGCCCCGGCCAAGGGGCGGCTGCGCGGGAGCGGGCGGCGGCCGTGAGGCGGAGGCGGCCCGGGGGGCCCTGCGGCTCTGCCCGTGCtccgggggctgcagccggccGCCATTTGGCGCCCGCTCGGGTCTTCCGCGCAGCCTGGGCGCCAATTGTGGTAGTGCCTGAGGGGCTCAGGCGCCTGCTGGAGCCGGGCTGTGGTGAGAACATGGCGGGTGCTTGAGGCTGGCTCTGGCGGTTCCTGCCGCTGCAAAATGTGGTGTTGGTTCTTGTATTACAGAGCAGCGGTGACCCGTCTGTGAAAAGAggagtgggattttttttgttattatggCTGGGGAAGCTGTCCCAAGGCATTCGAGTAACAACTAGCAAAATAGCCTCTTTTTTCTTAAGCTGTAATGGGCTTTGTATGTTGTGGTAGTCTGCAGTTCAACAAAAACAGGTTAAAATCCAAAATACTCTTGCAACTGTAACTTTAAAGAAGCCCACTAAACTGtcctcttaaaataaaaggtgtTCAACTCTTCTACACAATTAAATCTAGACCCTAAAACTCCCCTAATAAAGATGGACACCTCTCTGCATAGCAAAAATTGGCCTACTGATGATAGTGTTTTGTCATTATTTGATGGATTTCATAGAGGCAGACATTGGTTCTGGTTAACCCTGCAGTCTGACTGCCACAtgctgaaaacacttttttgagGAATTACTCTTACAGTACTGATTTTAAATACCTGTATggatatgtgtatatatttaaatgaatatatttaagaaaaatattttttttcatgtaattatctgtattgcttttgtttgtttttgcatcaGATATGGGCAAAAATCTTCATGTAAGAAGACAGTAGATACTTGGGAGGATAATAGATGTTGAGGCAATTCAGTAGTTATGGCAAAAGATAAGAAGAAAGATGTCAAGAAGTCAGAAAGGTCTGTACGTCCTTCTATTGCTGAACAAGGTGCCAGAACTGAGAGTAGTTCAATAAAGCTAAGAGATTTACAGGAAGCACAGACAAGCGCAGCAGTATCAGATAAAGATCCAGAGGAGGTAGAAGAACATCCAGTCCAAAATACTCCTCAATACTATGATGAGCCTGTTCTTACTCAGCTTATTGTAAAAAGGTATGGTTGTTACAGATATATCAGTTAAATTGAGAATTCTCATTTCAGCATCTGTGGTGTACagtgatatatatttttgtcataCAAATATGGATCAAATCCCTGATTTGAGGCAGCATATGAGGTTATTCAGATGTAGTAGCCTTGACACCCTATAAAAGTGATACACACAGAAATTCTACTGCCTTCCTGGATCCTAGAGTGTTGCTGGCACTTGCGGCTTGCCACAAGTCTCATTCTTTAAGCTTTCTTTAGCTTTCTTTAGATGTGGTGAAGTTTAGTCTAAATATATCGACATGTAGAAAAAATTTACCCACATCATTAATTTTCAGTTGTTGCTGCCTTTTAATGTGTAGGACTGTGCATACCCTTTACAAATATCCTGAACTGAGGGAGACAGATGAATGCCATTGTATAACAAATACTTTTGTAGTTCAAGGGAACTATATGTAATGTTTCACATACTCACCAAGTTGCCTGGTTGTAAGTTAATAAATACTACcagtatgattttatttattttttaattgaaaataatttgggtCTGTGGCAACGTGGTAACTGTGTGAAATACTACAGGGAGGATTATGAAAATTGGGAATTTTTTAGCTCTATTTTCTACACAAGATACAATAACCGACCTGTGTTCAAACCATGGTAAAACAAAAGTCATTTATTGTATGTCTGCCATAATTTAGGTGTATTGGTGACTTGAAATGTTCATctttagtttgttttccttgtagCTATGAAGGTGAAAAAGTCCATGGATTGTATGAGGGTGAAGGTGTTGCATATTTTGAGGGAGGAAACACATATAAGGTGAGtgtataaattaattaaaaatagtagTGATGGATCAACTTATTTGTCTAGATCAAACAGGACGTTCCTCTTAATGTAGGTGGAGGTTGAGTGCTTAAAATGTGTAAGCATCGAAAGCTCTGTTGGTTTCTGGCATTAAAGCTTCATTGGCTTTAGTAGTTGGAGATAATTTAATATGCCATTATTATGAAATTTTATAATCACTGTAAGCTTCAGTTGTGGTTGGAATAAATTTGCAAACAGTacagttctttctttttaaagggcATGTTTTCTGAAGGATTTATGCATGGACAAGGGACTTACACATGGGCTGATGGAGTGAAGTATGAGGTAAAGTGCATTATACCTTGTGACTGAACACTGTTACAGCCGATTAGATGTGTAAATTTGAGGGAAGTAGTTACTTACATTGCAGTAATTGGTATAATCCCGGTTGCAACTGCAGAACTGTGGTAGTGATTTCAGCCGTAAATCCGAGTCCTCACAGTTGGTTATATCTTCCTTGCGTTAAGGAGGAATAGTGAGTCAAATgtcctatttttttaaatgttgtaatTTAATCTTTTAGGGAACATTTGTTAAGAATGTGCAGATGTTTAATGGATGCTATACATGGAGTGATGGCAGCTATTATGAAGGATCGATCAAGAATGGACTTAGGCATGGATTTGGCTTTTTCAGGAGCAGTACCCATCCAGTTTCTTATATTGGTTACTGGTATAAAGGCAAAAGACATggaaaggtaaataaaaacaccaaatgAGATCATAGTTTTAAGTGTGTACTTTCTAGAACATAATCCACTGTTGTGCAGGAATTtcctaaaaatgttttgtgtcaTTGCATGGTCTTATCCTACATAgggattccttttttttttttttttttccagaacctTTTCTGAGGTTgtgaataataattaaaacaactgCGTTGAACTCTTGTTTGTAGTAGAAGGGATGAGTAGTCTGCCAAAAGAGTAATTGGTCTGTTGTGTGTTCTGTTAATCCTTAACGCTGCTCCAATTATATGATGACAAAGCCAAAACTGATGACTGTATCCGTAGCCACATTGTATCCGCAGTGCGTTACCACTTTCCCTGAAGGATAAAGTGAACCCACCTCCCAACTGTGTTAGACAGACCAAGTGATGTTTTCTAAGTGTAGATGAATACTTAGGTATTGATTTAAATTGATGGTACTGTTTCTTTCAGGGTACCGTTTTTTATGATTGGGAGCACACCTCTTGGTATTCAGGTGACTGGGTAAATAACGTCAAAGAAGGATGGGGAATGAGATGGTAAAGATGATAACACTTTTGTTCTTATcttcatattatttattttgcatatattgtcatatgttttttcctattatttaaAGCAAGTGCTGCCATTTCATAGTAGTATGTACTTCCTGCAGTGGAGAAA comes from Anas acuta chromosome 15, bAnaAcu1.1, whole genome shotgun sequence and encodes:
- the PMS2 gene encoding mismatch repair endonuclease PMS2, producing MEAAAEPSPEPAKAIRAIDSRSVHRICSGQVVLSLGTAVKELVENSLDAGATNIDIKLKDHGTELIEVSDNGGGVEEENFEGLTLKHYTSKIQDFSDLVHVETFGFRGEALSSLCALSDVTIFTCHKSAKVGTRLVFDHNGKITQKTPYPRQQGTTVNIQQLFYTLPVRHKEFQRNIKKEYAKMVQILQAYCIISKGVRINCTNQVGQGKKSSVVSTTGSPSLKENIGAVFGQKQLQSLIPFVQLPPNEAVCEEYGLNATDMPQNLYSITGFISRCDHGVGRSATDRQFFFINQRPCDPAKVVKVVNEVYHLYNKHQYPFVVLNISVDSECIDINVTPDKRQILLQEEKLLLAILKTSLMEMFGSDLNKLNVNQKLLDITGNLKKTLPEETKKPREEVLLDSETENASSGGKRMTLARLRESFSLHQTENNFQSPKRAKQQHSSPRQLSLDTVLSTVKTRKTALSEESESCHEAESKMSVPNRCLRKLEDNTDSGFCSTSESDVGYNTTEAGSCVNSESVINPPEEEFSSSEEQLQNECHKTAGHSEKSLECDVQVSGIELKLNSMDDWNNQSNLSLEAGNSSPRGTCFKSESGDFKAGVLPDMKNTENCMPTVDVPVEVKKKTVPLEFSMKLLAERVRKVMQQQRKSTETQNYRRFRAKISPGENKVAEDELRKEISKEMFAKMEIIGQFNLGFIIAKLNSDLFIIDQHATDEKYNFEMLQQHTVLQGQKLIAPQNLNLTAVNETVLIENLEIFRKNGFDFVINEDAPVTQRVKLISLPTSKNWTFGPQDIDELIFMLSDCPGVMCRPSRVRQMFASRACRKSVMIGTALNIQEMRKLITHMGEIEHPWNCPHGRPTMRHIVSLDLISSE